A region of the Zonotrichia leucophrys gambelii isolate GWCS_2022_RI chromosome 14, RI_Zleu_2.0, whole genome shotgun sequence genome:
tgatcagcatcgactccaatttattgatcaaaccaggcaccttttataacagtgctaattcacttcatgcatattgcaaaatctgagctcccgataggctgtagagaaaacttcaacTCCTCCTTCTGTTAACAATACCTGAggtttgtttattgaaaccaagatcagtgttctcaccatgatatgaaaagttctcaaaacctttatatCTGTTCCCAGAACGGCCGTCTGTTCCtagagcagccaaggacagaatattgcctgtttttgaggaaacggtctgagaatcttgtttatataaaaggtggctgagaaccttaattatttacagaatcaagcctgggaactgctgctttacagcggccttttatttttcccttagctgaCTACCTTtatggcctctttctttaagccatgcttgaaccaggctctccacattTCCTGTTCTTTCAGGCATTTTGAGGGTGTGGGAGGCAGCCTCAGGTGCCTGTGTGCACAGCCAGGCCGTGCCCTGTGTGAAGCAGTGGCTCTGCCATGGTTTCTCCTGTTTGTTTCCTGTTCTTTCAGGCATTTTGAGGGTGTGGGAGGCAGCCTCAGGTGCTTgtgtgcacagccaggctgtttCCTGTGTGAAGCAGTGGCCCTGCCATGGTTTCTCCTGTTCTTTCAGGCATTCTGAGGGTGTGGGAGGCAGCCTCAGGTGCCTGTGTGCGCAGCCAGGCCGTGCCCTGTGTGAAGCAGTGGTTCTGCCATGGTTTCTCCTGTTTGTTTCCTGTTCTTTCAGGCATTTTGAGGGTGTGGGAGGCAGCCTCAGGTGCCTGTGTGCACAGCCAGGCCGTGCCCTGTGTGAAGCAGTGGCCCTGCCATGGTTTCTCCTGTTTCCAGGCATTTTGAGGGTGTGGGAGGCAGCCTcaggtgtctgtgtgcacagccaGGCCGTGCCCTGTGTGAAGCAGTGGCCCTGCCATGGTTTCTCCTGTTTGTTTCCTGTTCTTTCAGGCATTTTGAGGGTGTGGGAGGCAGCCTCAGGTGCCTGTGTGCACAGCCAGGCCGTGCCCTGTGTGAAGCAGTGGCTCTGCCATGGTTTCTCCTGTTCTTTCAGGCATTTTGAGGGTGTGGGAGGCAGCCTCAGGTGCCTGTGTGCACAGCCAGGCCGTGCCCTTCGcgctgcaggaggagcccagcgAGCGCAGCCTCTCCCAGTGCCAGTTTGTGCCCGCCAGGAACGAGCTCCTCACCGTGTCCATGGAGCACAACATCCTGTTCTATGAtgctcagagcctgcagctcaggaagcaggtgacagccccagcctccctgtccctctgtccctgctccaggaccagccctgctctggcagaggCACCAAGGGCACCCCTGGCTCTGGGAttgttccatgggcagggaattCCACTGCTCTGGGGGAATGTTGCCCAGAgaccagcacaggagggagaaAGCAGAACAGACTTAGCCAGAAATGCCTCCTGTGTGTAGAAATTGCAGACAGCATGAAATGAAAAGCAGCCACTCCCACCTCCCCTTCAGCTCCATTTCCCTCTTGGGCTGTTGCAGCTTGCAGGATACAACGAGGAGGTGCTGGATGTGAAGTTCCTGGGCCCTGGGGACTCTCACATTGTGGTGGCCACCAACAGCCCCCAGCTGAAGGTGTTTGAGCTGGCAACGTCCCACTGCCAGATCCTGTACGGGCACACAGGTGGGTGACAGCCCTGCCTTTGTCCAgcttctcctggagctctggtgGAGAGGACTCCCCGAGTTCCTGGtggagcagcaccacagcaggTTTGGGAGCTGTGTGGGGAGAGGAtgtgtccctttgtccctgtccctggcagtgaGATCAGTTTAAACTGGAGCTGAAGGTGCAGGTGTGTGACAGGCTCAGTCCTCAGGGACCAGTGTGTCCCAGACCTGTCCCTTGGCTCATTAACTGGGCTCATTAAGCACTGGGCTCATTAACTCACCCTTTCTGTTGTCCCATCTCAGCTTTGCTCTGCATCCAccagcttttatttcttctcttcagaaacAATCCTGGCTTTGGATGTCTTCAGGAAAGGCCTGATGTTTGTCACCTGTGCCAAGGTGTGTCACTGTTCTCCATTTAATGAAGCTCTTCATTCCTAGTGATCCCTGTGGGCAAAATTACGTTGTTTTAGGAACTCCAGAAAGGGTTTTCTGTTCACACaatccctggctgctgcatgCCCCAAAGAGGTTCTTCCACTGTCCCTTTTTAACATTGTCCCTGGGAGAATTGGTTGTATTTTATTGGCCTGAAGGAGATATTCTGTTGtaatcttcactgcagtgttgttcttgcctcgCTGCTgaggctcttctccattctctgcagcacagtccttcctgtcttctcaggggctcctcctgggctctcaacccacccctatttatctcagttaccttcacgagctacagctgctgcccaactaaggaccctgcagctgcagctcgtttggagcaactcagacccacacaggtcttacaatacaacatatattcaggcccccacattgacacacacaggtcttacaagaccacatatattcaggcccccacaatATTCCTTCTCCAAACATCCTGGTCTGAACTGTTAGAGTTCAGAAAAGTTGTTGGTGTGAGATTGATGAGGGAaacaacaacagacagaacaagaggacacagtctcaagttGCGCCAAGGGAGATAgaggctagaattaaggaggaagtattttacagaaagggtggtggagtcaccacccctCGATGTGTTTAAacaaagactggatgtggcacttggtgccatggtctagttgaggtgttagaacatgggctggactcgatgatcttaaaggtctcttccaacctagaaattctgtgattctgtgagaagGTGCCAAGAGCCCTGACAGACCCAACCCCAAAGCTCTGAGACAGCCAGCAATAACCGTCCATGCTggagccccagagctgatgTTGCTGCGAGgttcaggctggagcagcagaggccaGCGGGGCTCGGGGATGGGGTGGaagctcagggagctgctgtccccagccagctGAGGCTTTTGTGTCCCCCCCAGGACAGAAGCGTGCGGCTGTGGcgcatgggcagggctggcagggtcACCTGTGTGGCACAGGGCCTGGGCCATGCCCACGGCGTGGGCGCCGTCGCCTGCTCCAGGTAACACacgctgggcaggcagggagggagggaggggaatgtcctgggggtgctgtcccctcccagctgtgctgctcctcagccctgctccagcttctcctggtGCCCGGCTGGGAAGGGACCGtggggtggtttgggtgggaaggggcctCAGGTGTcatcagtgccacccctgccatgggcagggacacttcccctgtccagcctggccctggacgctcccagggatggggaaatcCTTCTGAAATAGCCTGGAAAGCCATGAAACCGCTTTCCCACACCGAGCAGTGGCTGAGTGTGGGGATGCCAGTCAGGGAGGAGAAACCACGGAGTTGTTTCCCTGCCCTTGATGCTTTCACTGCTCTCAGGATGAAGGAAAGCTTTGTGGTGACCAGCAGCCAGGACTGCACCATCAAGATCTGGAACATCCCGGAATCCCTCACTTCCAAAGCTAAAGCAGCCTTGAtctccagcccagagcccctccATGCCAGGGTCACTGAGAGGGGCCATGACAAGgtacagctccagctgctctttcaGCCTCTGTTTGTTCAGTGtcccacagccagagctgagccctgaccctcctcctcctcctcttgtgGCTCCCCCAGGACATCAACAGCGTGGCAGTGTCCCCCAATGACAAGCTGCTGGCCACGGGCTCGCAGGACAGGCTGGCCAAGCTCTGGTCCTGCTCCGACTGCTCCCTGCTGGGGGTGTTCTCTGGGCACAAACGTGGCATCTGGTGCGTGCAGTTCTCCCCTGTGGACCAGGTCCTGGCCACCTCCTCGGCCGATGGGACCCTGAAGCTTTGGGGACTTCGGGATTTCAGCTGTCTGAAGGTGATGAGAGCTTTGCCTCTTGCCCTGGGCAAAACCTTGGGGTTCCTCAAGGATCCTTCCAAAACTTGGGGCTTATTCCTTTGGGCTTTGGGAGTAACTGGGATCCTTTGGGGTCTCTCCAgaggcctggcagtgctgagctccctTTGTGTTTTGCAGACCTTTGAAGGGCACGATGCCTCAGTGCTGAAGATCATCTTTGTGAGCCGAGGGGCTCAGCTGCTCAGCAGGTTTGTGTCTGATTCCAGAGTTAGGGAATGTCTGAGCTCATCAGCAGCACCAAGAGGAAACACTCCTGTGCCCAAAGAGTCTTGGGACAGATTTATAGGAAGATGCCCTGTTTAGGCCAGGCTTTCTGTAGAGGTTAttttcatcttcctcctctccaggtgtCCCATGGGTTccatggggctgctgtggcatTGCTGGGTTGGGACAAACTCAGTGACAGAGCCAAGGGTGCATCTTGCCCTCCACATTTTGGGTTAACTCTGCTCCTGTTTGGAAGGAATTGGGATATTTGTTCAATTCATTCAAGTCCATCTGGTATTTGAGGTGGGACAGAGCAAGAATGGATCTGTGCAGTGATGCTTTCTGTTGTGTTTCTCTTCCAAAAGTGGATCTGATGGTCTCTTAAAACTCTGGACAATTAAAACAAACGAGTGTGTGAAAACATTGGATGGTCATGAGGACAAAATCTGGGGCCTTCACTCCAACAAGAAGGATGACATGGTTGTGACAGCCTCCAGTGACTCCTGCATCACCCTGTGGCAGGTACAGCAGGGGCTGCCTCCTCCCTGGGTTAATAATCAGGGTAATTGGAGAGCTCAGGGTCCCAGGGGGCTTTTCATGTGTTCTCCTTGTCTGCAGTTTGAAATTAGGTTAACGAGGCTGACCTTGGGGTTCAGGGTATTTTTTGGCCATTCTGTatttcctcagagcagcagatgaGCCCCAGCACTGGAACTTTGGAGGGAAGTTGGaaatttaacatttaaattaCTTGACCACAAGATTTTGCTGCAGAAACTGGTCTCACATCACTTAATGGCCAAATCAAAACCCTTCTGTATTAAAGCAGGATTTGATAAAGTTTGatcctgtttttttttaacaggatgTGACTGAAATTGAGGAGAAAGAAGCACAGGCTAAACAGGAGGAGCAGATTATGAAGTGAGTTGATCTTGTGTCTTAAAGAGCTGTGAAAGCAAACTGTGCAGTGGAACTGTCCACACCTGGAGCCATCCAGCTCCACCTGATCCCAATATTGGAGTGAGGGCATTTATTGATGAGCACCACAAACTCCTTAACTGTTATTGCcaaatctgctgctttttctgtggttttgtttttttcagcaCCCAGAGATTTGTCTCACTCTCACCCCTGATTTGTTTtccagagagcaggagctgtctAACCTTCTCCATGAGAAGAGGTTCCTCAAagctctgggcctggccatctCGCTGGACCGGCCGCACACGGTGCTGACCGTGGTCAAGGGTGAGTCCAGAGCGTGCTCCGAGGgcatttcctgccctccctcctgtcctggACACCCCCTCCAGCCAGCTCAGGGCAATAATTACTCTGAAATCCTGAGTTTTCCCTGAGTGCCATCACCAGGGTGCCCCTGCTGTGGTTTCTGTCCCCAGCCATCCTCAGGGAGCCCGAGGGGAGGAGGCACCTGGAGGAGAACATTGTTCGGCTCCGCAAGGATCAGAAAGGTTTGTGGCACAGCTGAAgtgctggaagcttccagctCAGAGGCTTTTCTGACACTGAAATTAGAATCCTGCAATCctggcatggtttgggttgggagagtGTTCGGTTTtaccctctgccatgggcagggacaccttgagTAGAGCAGgactggccttgggcacttgcagggatggggaatgtCCCTGGTGGGACCTCAGTGAGAGCCCAGGGATGTTTTCtgtgtgggctgtgctgtgtgccagcctggccaggctTCCTTCCCCCCACAGAGGCCGTGCTGGCCTTCCTGGTGACGTGGAACACCAACTCCAGGAACTGCCACGAGGCCCAGGCTGTCATGGAGACCCTCCTGAGGCACGAGGCCCCCGACACCCTCCTGCAGTTCTCGGGAATCAAATCTGCCGTGGAGTCCCTGCTGCCCTACACAGGTGAggctctgtggggacaggaggggctgcCTTGGGTCagggatcatggaatggtttggggtggaaggggcaggtcaggtaatccacccctgccatggcagggacaccttccttccaccatcccagggtgggatccccatcccaagcctccatcccagggtgggatcccaagccccagtgtccagcctggccttgggcactgcagggatccatggcagccccagctgctctgggcacctgtgccagggcctgcccaccctcacagggaacaattcccaattcccaatattccatccatccctgccctccagcagtgggagccattccctgggtcctgtccctccgtcctttgtccccagtccctctccagctctcctggaggcCCTGGGTGTCTCCCTGGAGTGTTCCCCTGTCCAGGctgggcattcccagctcccccagcctggctccacaATCGAGGGCAGGGTTCTGGTGcctccctgagccctgccctccctgcagagcgCCACTTCCAGAGGCTGAGCCGCCTGCTCCAGGCCTCCACCTTCATCGAGTTCATGTGGCACAACATGAGGCTGGCAGATGTggcccagcaggaccagggcactCTGTgaccctccctcctcccaccaATTGCTCTTTCCAAAGAGCTCTTTCCCACCAGGATTTTTAGTTCctgtattttataataaatgttttcatttctaaGCCAAGTCTAACATTCAATCTCCTCAGGGatgaatgaaaggaaaaggtAATTTCTTTGGCCAAGCTGGTGTTTGTGTTTTCACACCCTGAATTTTCACAAACAGAAGGCAGTTTGGgatttaaaaaaggcaaaatcccAATGAGCAGTTGGGATTTAAAGGGTTCATGGAGCTGGGATCTTGCTTGGGCAAAGCAGCCTGGACCAAGGCAGGggcctcacctgtgcccacccaaAATTTAGCACCTGGGAGGAAGAGAAGCACAATTCAAATTCCCCAAATAGcaaatttttaaagcataaaacAAGCAGGCTTCAGAGATAtttacatgtattttatttcataaacaaaaatgtataaaattcAAACAACACAAATACCTCACAAgttctttataaaaatattaacagatACCTGGGAGAATAAGTACAATTAAAGCCATTAGTGTAGAGAAAAGTCTTGATTTTCCTGTAACTCTTTTTCTAACTCATTTCTAGCTAATGAGTTTAGGATTGTTGTTTCAGTAACTAGGCAGTCCCCTTGGGAAGAGGAGTGTTTTGTCCATAAAGGTGACCTCTGTTCCCATCCccaggtgggacaggagctgtggctcCCCTGGTTGtgttcctgtggctgcagggagcagggatgagctTCCTCCCCAGCAGGTTTTTTATTCTCACAACCATTCAGCAcatccagcccatccctgtgttTCATGGCCTCTCCACTAAcgtataaaaaaaccccaaactgacaCCAAAAGtcagaaagtttttaaaaatacctataAAACAGGGGGTTAATAGGTGCCATCATACATCCCATCTCTCCCCAATCCcgtggctgtgtcccctctgtgccaggggacactgaggcactCTGGTGCCACTCCTGTGCCCTCCATGGTGGccgtggctgtgccagctgatCCTGGCATGGGGAATAgcccagctgcactgcagggaggggaaCACCTGCCTGGGGGAGAGCTCTGAGtgacctccagccctgcagctgctggaagctcgGGTGACCCCactcagccctgtcccagcaactccctggggaagctgcagctgcccagggaggtggtggatctgtgtgtgtccctggggaggggacagccccaaGCCCTGACACTCCAGCAGTGATggatctctgtgtccctggggaggggacagtgccaagccctggcactccaGCAGTGATggatctctgtgtccctggggaggggacagtgccaaGCCCTGACACTCCAGCAGTGATGGATCTCTGtgtccctcaggaggggacagccccaaGCCCTGACACTCCAGCAGTGATGGATCTCTGtgtccctcaggaggggacagtcccaagccctggcactccaGCAGTGATggatctctgtgtccctggggaggggacagtgccaagccctggcactccaGCAGTGATggatctctgtgtccctggggaggggacagtgccaagccctggcactccaGCAGTGATGGATCTCTGtgtccctcaggaggggacagtcCCAAGCCCTGACAATCCAGAAATGATggatctctgtgtccctggggaggggacagtcccaagccctggcactccaGAGCCGCTGCCCACGGCtcccagggggctgcagggtgccagggctgtccccgtgccccctgcccagggtCCCTAACGCTGGCTGAGGTCCGGCAGGGCCGGCCGGGGGGCCGAGTGCTGCACAGCCCGCTTGGTGACGGTGCTGCAGCGCTGCAGGATCTCCTGGGCTGAGGGACGGGctggcaccttggggacacccgcGGCCAGCTCGGGGTCAGCGAGGGGCGGCTCGGCTGTGCAGGACTCCACGAAGCCAGAGTCGttcctgtccctggcactgagccctggggatttgctgctgtgtgtgcccagctcgTGGCTCgggccaggagagctcctggccGGCTCCACCTCGGGCAGGGACCGAGACAATTCGGGTTTCCAGGCCAGCCGGGCGTtcccggcgctgctgctgctgcccgagCTCAGCGAGGAGCTGTCCAAGCCCAAATCCAGCCCCGGGGTGGAGctggcctggggcagggagcgggatctgctcctggcagagctgtgttcCTCCCGGGAGCTGAGGCTCGGGGTGCAGGCgtgcaggctgcagctcaggatgCTCTGGAGCTTGTGGTGAGGGTTCTGGTAGGGCCGGAGGCACAGCGAGGGCATGTAGCCAGTGCAGCCGTTGTacctgagggcagggatggaaagAACACTGAGAAAACCCTTCCTGCACCTGGGGCCAAGGGGAGGGAGCACTTGGGGAGCAGGTCAGTGCTGTACACGGGGTGTGAGGACATCCCCAGCTAAGGACATCCAGCCCAGAGGGCTCCCGTGCATCCCACACAGGAGGAACAGCAAGCAGCTCCCCTGGGGAgccacagggctctgggaaaGCCTCACCTGATCAGCCACCAGCCATTGTGGGACGTCCTGAGCACCTCCACGACCACCCCCTGGTTCAGAGAGAGCTCGTCTGCCTTCTGAGCCTCGTAGGCCTGCACCACAAAGTacaggctgcctgcagagagagggaaaggtTGGATTTGCCTTGTGGAGAAAATCCTCTGATCCATTTAAGTTGAATATAAAGAAGCTTTTTACAAaaagggtgggcaggccctggcacaggttgctcagagaagctgtggctgcccctggatccctggaagtgtccaaggccaggctggacagggcttggagcaacctgggacagtggaaggtgttggggttggaactggatgggctttaagctctcttccaacccaaaccagtccatGGTTCCATGACCCACAGGTGGTGGCAGAGCCAACACCAGAAGAGTCAGAGGTCCAGGCAGGGACTCCAGGCAGTGGGTAAGGTGGTGGGGGTTTGCAGAACCCGTTTTGAAGGAGGAACAGACTCACCCTCCTCATCTGAGCTGAAGGCATTCTGGATGTCCTCATAGGCATCAAGCTCTTCCAGGTATGTGGCTGGGAACCAGGCTATCTGCTTGTCTGCATTTTCCACCAGCCACCAGCCTACAAAGAGGAAGAATACCCAGATTTTAACAGCCTGCAAGTCAAGACATGACAATAATCCCAGGGTAGGGGACATAAGGGACAGGAGTGCAAACTCCTGAACCCCTGACACCAGCTCAGCATTTGCCTAGCTATGAATCCATCtgcccatccagcccagcactgaatCCTCTCAGACCTACCAGTCATGTACTTGATGAGCACTTCCACGATCTCCTCCTGAGCCACTGTGAAGGGTTTGTTCTTTGTGTCTTTGGTTTCAAAGGCCTTGATGCAGCGGTAGCTCTGCGACGCCTGAGGGAGGGTgatggagaggggctgggggcccTTCTCCCTTCTGAACACTGAGGGCATGATCACAGCACTGGAAAGTGAAGGTGCACGTCAAAACTCACGTGAGAGGTTGAGTTTAGTATTGATTTTGGTAAAATCATTTCTGCAGTAGACTGAGAAATACTTCAGTcatcagaaacaaaattaaaagcacCCAGCTGAACTGCCCTGGTGTTTCCCTTCTATCCATATCCCATGACATTTCTGTTtcaccaacaaacaaaaaaatacaattcaTATTTCACACCTGTTTTCAGGGAAGGAGGGATCGAGGTCTTGAGTCTGTGCCTTGAAAAACTGGTTCACCTCTTCACCCCGGGAGATTTTCACATCAgttttcagcagctcctgggaataCGTTTCCAGCAGTTTCAGGATCTCCAGGCACCTGTTCAGCTTGCCACCCTTCCTCTGCTGCATAGTTATTCCTTCAAAATAACAAGGGCACAGTTGGGATAGGACAGCAATGGATCTGGGTCCCTGGAGCAGCATCTTTTCCCTGAACACCAGGTGCCCTCAGCCACCACCCTTCCTGCCCAAGCTCAAACTGTACAAAGGCACTGTCCGTCCCTCCCTGTCATTTTTAACAGCCCCTGATAGGATTTTTTAACAtctaaaatttctctttttttcacatGTAAAGTTTCAAGAAGTTCTAGGTCAATATTTGAAGTGTAGCATTATTTGCTAAGTGCAGCTATCTATTTAAAAAGCCTTTCTGGGTCATTTCAAGTCTGTAGTAGACCCAAACATGATGATGTGACCCAGTGGtgccatggcaggagcaggagtgagCCCCTGATCTGTTCCAGAGGAAGGTCAGGCTCAGAGGCTTCAGTCTCTATCATGGGTTAGGCTGTCCCTGATCACTTTTGGGTTTGTTGGTCCATCAGAGATTTGTCCTTACCTTTAAACCTGGGTAAACTCCTCAGTGACCCATTCTCAGTGGGGAATTTTCTCTTCAGCTCTTTCTAAaagcaaggagaaggagagaacaGTGATTCCTCACAGCTGACACATGGCCaggctccttcccctccccaggacACAAACCTTGAAATTTCAGGAATTGGAAATTCACTTACATGGAATTTCCGAAAGTCTTCAAACGTCCTGTAGATGAGAATGTTGTTCTGATCTGACCAGGACACAAACATCATGTAGTTCTGGGGAAAAAGAAGCAATTTAATCACAATGTTCAATTTTGGATGCTTCCAGATAATTAGCATTTGCTGTGGTTTAGTTGAGGCTTTTAATGtcccattaaaaaattaaataaaacattaaaccTACAAAAGTATGTCCTAAATTTCATAGTCCTAGATGGGTAATCATTGCTGAAACCAGGAGAATTTTATGGTGCTGTGACAAAAAGAGGGCAAACCCCAAGATATTAAGCTCATTAAAAACCAAGTCCCCTTATCCTAGACCCCTAGGCTCCAATCCCAATACTATGGGGAACGAACAAATACCCCTGCAAAATCCTCTAGTCTCCCAGTttgtaaattatatttaaggaagaaaacaaagccaaaaaaaaacccaataaaaattaaagtacCTTCTGTTTTCTGCACTGCATGAAGCCGACAGCCTTCACATCCACGGGATACCTGTTAGAGCTCATCTTCCCCgcggctgctgctcctccttcgCGGGgagccagagggatggagagggaaggatgggagctggagggatgggagctggagggatgggagacggagggatggagagggaaggatgggagctggagggatgggagacggagggatggagagggaaggatGGGAGCTGGAGGGATGGGAGCTGGAGGGGTGGAAAGGGAAGGATGGGAGCTGGAGGGATGCGAGACGGAGGGATGTGATCTGGAGCGATgggagctggagggagcagcGATGCAGCTCCAGCCCGACTGCCCAATTTAAATGGCACggagcaggaggcagggcaGAGGTGCTCCCGAGCTTCCTCCTCCGCCCAGGCCGGGCAGAAATTCCGCGATTTGCCAAACTGCCGCGTGCCTTTTACCTTTCGCCCCGCTTTTAACATGCAAATGCTGCCGGCTGCAGGAGGAACAGAGTTCAGGGAGCCGGGGAGGAAAAACACACTCTGTTATCTCGTCCTTACTCAGCAGTGccgggaaggaaggaaggcaaggGAGCGGGGCTGTTTGCCAGCGCTGGGGCAGAGTAGGTCACAGGGCTGCAGAACCTGGCCCGAGATGTTTCCGGGACACAGGTGAGGGTTTTGCGGCTGTAATACACAACCTGCAGCTCGGGCTGAGCTCACTCCAGCCCCAAAGGCTGATTTAGACATGGGTTGTAAAACATAGATCAGGCACCATTAAATGTGAGTAATATttgttgcaatttttttttcctgctgagttACTTTAAATAGATTTCTGACAGTTTTATCAGTAACTCCATTGAGATGCCGATGTAATGAACAGACACATCCCCAGGATGTAACTAAAAGACTGAAAGCTCCTCAGGTGTAAATGTGATGGAAATTAAGCTCCGAGTGCTCTGCCCTGTGTCCAGCCAGGTGTGCAcaccctcccagggcagccagcagctcttcctaaggagcagctccactgcccaggggctcagcagcagagataattccagccctggccagcctgTCCTCTCCCTGAACCTCAGGGCTGATGGGCACCGTGTGATCAAAGCGCCTCTTCTTTGATAAAGCCTCAATTGAACCATTCTCACTATAATTATctttatcattatcattattggAACCCAAACTGAGAGGCTCAGCCGTGCCTCCCTTTCATTTCCCAGCTACACCTGGTGCCTCAAAGCTTCAGCAATGGCTACAGATGATTTTTCATCTACCAAAACCCCCCACCGAACTGGAACAGGGAGCCAAACCAGATTCCTTCTGGAAAATACAGTCAGGAGGGTCTTGGTTTGTGATCCATGAGCACGGGAGGCTGCtcccacaca
Encoded here:
- the TBL3 gene encoding transducin beta-like protein 3; its protein translation is MADTDPAAAAPVRFKSNYAATRKIEPFYKGGRIQVSRDGKFMFCPCGSKVNVIDVETGALLHSLQQDEEEDVTAFVLSPDDEVLVTGSRALLLRRWRWREPRCERSWRAVHTAPVATMAFDPTATLLATGGCDSTIKVWDMVKHYCTHNLKGSSGVVHLVQFHPDISRLQLFSSSIDYKIRIWDLSSSRCVAALEGHFSAVTSLAFADGNSLLSSGRDKICMVWDLESRQSKRTVPVYETVEAAVLLPKEGDFSQLGVKNQGLHFVTAGSKGILRVWEAASGACVHSQAVPFALQEEPSERSLSQCQFVPARNELLTVSMEHNILFYDAQSLQLRKQLAGYNEEVLDVKFLGPGDSHIVVATNSPQLKVFELATSHCQILYGHTETILALDVFRKGLMFVTCAKDRSVRLWRMGRAGRVTCVAQGLGHAHGVGAVACSRMKESFVVTSSQDCTIKIWNIPESLTSKAKAALISSPEPLHARVTERGHDKDINSVAVSPNDKLLATGSQDRLAKLWSCSDCSLLGVFSGHKRGIWCVQFSPVDQVLATSSADGTLKLWGLRDFSCLKTFEGHDASVLKIIFVSRGAQLLSSGSDGLLKLWTIKTNECVKTLDGHEDKIWGLHSNKKDDMVVTASSDSCITLWQDVTEIEEKEAQAKQEEQIMKEQELSNLLHEKRFLKALGLAISLDRPHTVLTVVKAILREPEGRRHLEENIVRLRKDQKEAVLAFLVTWNTNSRNCHEAQAVMETLLRHEAPDTLLQFSGIKSAVESLLPYTERHFQRLSRLLQASTFIEFMWHNMRLADVAQQDQGTL
- the NOXO1 gene encoding NADPH oxidase organizer 1, which translates into the protein MSSNRYPVDVKAVGFMQCRKQKNYMMFVSWSDQNNILIYRTFEDFRKFHKELKRKFPTENGSLRSLPRFKGITMQQRKGGKLNRCLEILKLLETYSQELLKTDVKISRGEEVNQFFKAQTQDLDPSFPENSAVIMPSVFRREKGPQPLSITLPQASQSYRCIKAFETKDTKNKPFTVAQEEIVEVLIKYMTGWWLVENADKQIAWFPATYLEELDAYEDIQNAFSSDEEGSLYFVVQAYEAQKADELSLNQGVVVEVLRTSHNGWWLIRYNGCTGYMPSLCLRPYQNPHHKLQSILSCSLHACTPSLSSREEHSSARSRSRSLPQASSTPGLDLGLDSSSLSSGSSSSAGNARLAWKPELSRSLPEVEPARSSPGPSHELGTHSSKSPGLSARDRNDSGFVESCTAEPPLADPELAAGVPKVPARPSAQEILQRCSTVTKRAVQHSAPRPALPDLSQR